Genomic window (Alligator mississippiensis isolate rAllMis1 chromosome 4, rAllMis1, whole genome shotgun sequence):
AGCGATGGGGGCAGGTGCCCTTAGTGTCAGTGCTATTATTAGGCTGTGGTAGCACCCAGGATGCCCTCTGCTCTCACTCTTCTGCTTCTAGGAATAGAGCGATTGAATTACAATgggttattaaaataatttaaatatgtgATGAATGGTCAACAACAGTGAATGGGGGATATGATACATCTATGATATCACTGGTATAAACAGCAGAGAAGGAGTTAAGGGTGGGATTTATATAGAAACACTAAGGCTTTGGTTGCACCAAGCTAGTGGCACTCTGTTCCTACCATCAGCAGCAATTGAAGAGCTCTAGCATAGACTGGCTGCTGACATGTTACCTACCATGTTACCTGTTTCTTCCACTGGGTATCTCCCTATTGCTACCCCAGTAAAGCTGCATAAGGAGTAGTGCCATGCTGGGGAACATTAAAGAAATGCTTAGTGTGGACACAGCCTAGAAACTGTAGGAAAAAGTGGAGCAAAGACACCGCTTAAGTAGATGTCAGTAACCATTCTCATCTGTAAGGTCTGTGAGATGATGGCATTGCTTCCCAAGGGCAGTAATAGGACAAAGCCCTGAGGAATGTACACTAAGGAACAGCTTCCACCAGCTTAGGGTGAGACAGGGATGGGTGAGAAGGATCCTAAGAGGTCTTTATCATAGGGAAGACCTCTGAATCTACACTGCACACTGGCTTTCTGGAAGCAAGGAAACACGTTGACTAGATATGCCCTCTCTCCCACCAAACTTGCTTCATTTGTGCAGGCAAATCAGGATTTGAACTTGGGTTCCTAGAGATAAAAGACCTGTATCTGTTTTCTTTCCCAGCCTTTGTTGTTCTTAAGCAGTAGAAAGTGATTCTGTCCCAATTCCAGGAGATGGGAAATTCATGCTTCCTGCCTATCACCCCAATCTTAACAGTtgccagggactttttttttgctgtttttgtaAGGCCACCAGTCACTGCACTCTGCCAACATTGGACAAAACTAAGCCTTGGTTATATAAGGATGGCAAAtatgtgaatatgtgtgtgtgcatgtgtgagacaGAGAGGTCAGAGTGCCTCTTGtgagaaagaaaggaggaaatgtCAGGTGTCTGTGAGTGAGGGGAGAATGAAGTGCTGCCCAGCTTTTTTCTGACAGTCGTAAAGAAAGGCAGAAGATGGGAATAGGTGAAGAAAAATAGTTTGAGGGAAATAAAGTAGTACTGCTTAGCAGTGGTTGATTCCTTCAACCACAGAGTGGTGCTGTGATCCACATCTGTTGCAAGGAACATGGCCAATAAGTATGAAATGGAGTCAGCAGCATTGCCCCACTTGCACCAGAGCTGATGTTGGATCTACCTCTTTGAGGCACTACATAAAGTGGGAAAGACTTCCCAGCACTGTCTGATCCCTGACAGTGAAAGAAACACCACAGATTTAGGAGATGGGGGAACTCCTAAAGTGGCCAGGCCATCtacagagcacagcaggggcaaaaTGAATTAATCCCTTCCACTAACTATTCAAGAAGGAGCAAATGGTGCTCAACTTgctggccccatgggctgtggCCCACAGCCTGGATCCCATGCATAGGGTCCTGAATTACACCCAGACTGAGTACTTaagatgtttcaagttacaacaaaTGGCActtgcaacatttataaattgacactgtttcgaccttctgacgtcagttttgactttatgaTGCTTGATCCGAGTTCACTGCAtagcccatctccctggagaacatgtgtccaaacttccttggatacgttctttaagaaagcagacaagacttcagaaaaacctgcagccaagactcctgaaaacctttcaaaaagtccaaccaagagcccttcaaaaagtccagcaaagtcccCTCGaagcccttccaaatcaatatgattgctatttacaatataaatacattaatatcaCTATATtatactcatctataattgagtacacaattctgggttattttgggtgaaaatagggtatcgggccttggttcaggaaccaattaccCATTTATTatattgttcctatgggaaaatcagttctgagttatgACGTTTCGACTTACAATGCGggtttcaggaaccaattgtgtcgtaagtccgaggactgcctgtagatcAACCAATCCAGAGACCACAGCCTGATTCAGCAATGTAGCTGAGCACAAGAGAAGTCCTGTTCTTAAATGCTCTGCAAATTGGATGTTGGAGCAGCACTGTCATTTTCTTCTGGAAAGTTAGCAGCTACATCTAAGAGATTTCAGAGTGCACATCCTATCCTGTTACCGCATTTACCTGCTTCACCCAGTGTTGTGGCTTAAAGGTGAGACAAAGGGGAAAATTAACTTGTGCCTTATTTTGCAATGTACAAAGaagaagggccagcaggggtttCCCCACCCCAatttgcttattttatttttacctttaaaatatGAATAGCAAGCCAACTCCTTCCTGCACACTATAAATATCCTCTTTCAGTTTCATTGTTCTAATGTCTGAGACACTGAATGTTGTTATACTTCAAAATAATTAAGTAGGAGGGGTTTTGCATTAAAATGTCCCAATTTGTCAATGTCTCCACAGTTCTAGCTGTTTTGCAAGGGCATGAAGATCTGAGGGTATTTTTCTTAAGAGCATGTGGCTACCCTAATGTGCTTTGGTGAAAATTTCCCTGCCATGTGTGCACAGCATGCTGCATAACTAGCTGTTATTCTGAACCTCTACAGCTTCAGTTCCAAAGTATCTTGAATGATTAGACTGTGAGGAAAAATGTCTTAAGCAATCAGAAAAATAAGCAGCAAAACCTGTTTGCCTGGTAGAGTTGGTTTGTCCAAAGCTGAAACAAACTGTATGAGAAGAATTGCAGGTGTTATGAAGTAGTTGCTTAATGCAAGATGTTGCCTTTTAGAGATGGGCTCTTCAGTGCTGCTCTCATTGTCATTTGTTAATAGCTGTGGTTTCTTTAGTGCTTCTGGTCACCGTAGGAACCTTAACTTTGGTGAGGTCATGGCGTTCCTGAAAACACTGGTAAAGCTGAGGGTTATCAAAAGCAGAGGAGTGTTGTAATAAGGATGCAACAGCTGAACTTGTAAGAGACTGACATTTATTTCTTGCCTTGGTCATTTGGCAGAGATAACAGCTGCAATAGGCTGATACCCTGCCACGTGAGAGGGCTAGCATCCAGCTACTGCAGCTGCCGTTGCAGGGGGAAcagggcagggtgagggccagcACTTTTTCTTGGTGGGGATTATATAGAGGGGTAGAAGCTTCTGTATTATAATGATGTGTGCGCCAACTGGGGTAGTACTGCCAGACTCACTGCCCAGTACATTGCAAGTCAGGTCCAAATATCATgaacttttttcctccttttaaatAAGTGTTGAGTATTTTTATCATGACCATTTATCTTGCAGTAACACCTCCAGTCTCTGCTACAGATTTTCTCTGGGACTTTCTCCAAGTCACTTAGCCCTTCAGCATTGCAACTTTAGATGGCAATTCCTTATCTCTTGGGGGTaaggagagaaaataaatgtaatgaaGAAATCAAGAGGCTCTCAAATACTACAGCAGCAGGCCCTGCCACATActtagagcagcagttctcaaccctTTTCAGATCCAAGGCACCCCctaaaaatgccagctctgagttttcactcagtgtttgactatggaaaaataccaGAGCCACTTTTCtgttcatagacactagggctggaagggacctcgaaagatcattgggtccagccccctgccccaggggcaggaagtcagctggggtcaaaggatcccagcaagataaacatccaaatgtgtcttaaaAAGTGtctggagtaggtgcttgcatcacctctggaggcagtgtattccaggccttggggactcggacagtaaagaagtttttcctcatgtccagcctaaaatggtcttggaggagtttgtgaccactggactttgtcatcccttggggtgctctggagAACAGGTGTTCCCTTAGATCCCAAtgcacttataggcagccaccaggtcccccgaGCCTAtgctttttccaggctgaagagtcccacgcaGGAGCTCAGAAAGAACTGCAGGGCACAACTTTTTGGGGACagtggattcctattggaaatcacCAAGCtgatcttgtgaattgtgtgcaGGCCTTTGTTCACCCAGAGGTGCTAACAGTGTAGGCACCCCAGGgcgctgggctggagcagcactgACTTCGCCTAGAAGCCCTAGGCACAAACCAAAACCCCACTGTCCAGAGCACCATCACCACGACAAAATCCCATACTCTCTGCTGCAAAACACATGCAAAGCATCAGCCTTCGAGTTTTGGAGAGCTCCTGTCTGCAACACCTAGGCCGAGGCCTGATTCCGGCGGCCCCCGCAAGCCCCGCCCCCAGCGTCGCACGCGCCGCTTACGCAAAGGGGCGAGACCTTAAGGAGGAGGgacccctcctctccctttgTGTTCAAACCGGCCAATGGGAGCGCGACGCTGCCGGTGATTGGCAGCCCCGCGGAaggtgcggggcggggggagctgcTCTGGCGTGTGGGGTTTGACAGCGCGCGCAGCCCGGGCCATATTGGCGGGGCGGGGAGCGGCTGTAGCCGCCCGCTGCAAGGAGGCGCCACCAGCGCCCGCCTCTCGGCCCCGCCcggaggggggggcagcagcgCAGCTGCAGCGCAGGTGAAGTGGCGCCCGGGGAGCCTTGGGCCTGGTGCTGACCCCCACGTGGCTTTGTGAGTGCGGGGAGCAAGGGCGGGGAGGCAAGGGGTGAAACCCCGCTTGCCCCAGGAGCCGGGGGGTGGCGGGCTGGACGGTAAGGGGTTAACCCCCCGGGGGCCAGGtgcaccctgctccctggaggtcgGGGTGTGGCGGGGGCGGTTGAGTGTCCCTGTCCCCACGCGCCTGGCTGGGGGGACggcagaggcaggctgtgggGACTTGGCACCCTGCGACCCCCTGCCCCCGTGCCAGTGCTGGAGCCCTAGCAGcccggggggtgggtgggagggcgCATGGGCCCAGGATGCGCTTGGACGCGGTCCCTCTGCTTGGCCTTTCACTTGGGCGGGCACGGGCTCctcctggcagtggcacccctATAAAGGGCGGATTAGTGAGAACGGCCTTGGCCTTGACGCCTCTTGcctggcagcctgccctgtgGAGATGCAGGGGAGAGGCGGCAGCTGCGCCGGCACAGCTCCGCCCCAAGCAGCCTCTCTTCCTGCTGTGGGCAGAACACGGGCACAACTGAGTGCTGAGCCCAGGAGAGCCCGCTCCCCCTTTCCAGCCTGCTGGAGGTGCCTCAGGGGGCATGTGATATGGGAGTGCTAGCGCCTGTTTGCAAGGCTTGTTGTCCTGTCAGTCTCCTGGCACTGTCCCAGTGTacctgccctgctggagccatGCTGATGTCCACCAGcaacccttcccccaccactgctcttAGCCCTGACCCTCGGCATCCCTGGCGGGATTTGCTTGGCTGGGCAGAGACTGCAGTGTCACGCTGAGCTCCTAGGTGACTTTGAGAGGTGCCTGACTCTGATCTGTCCAGCACATTGTTGCTTAGGGCATGAGACTGTGTTTGAATCTCCAGGAGTAAAAAAGCCTTTGCTCAGCCCTTCTgttgttccccaccccctgcccaggatAGGATGCCACAGGCGGACCCTTGCCCTTGTcctgagctgctgcttctccagctTTGCCAGCCCACACAGCTCTCAGGTGTGGCTAGCCATTTGCCTGTAATCCTCTAGGCACCAAATTCCAATgatgtttttttttggggggggggggggggagtaggagCTGAATCCATGCATCCAGGTCCTCCTCAAGGCCCTTTCCTCCTCTCCTGTCCCCCTGCAGTGTTTCCCTCCCTGTTATCAAGAGTGTGTACATGTGTGGACACGTTTTCCCAGTCCCGGGCAGGCCCCCTGGTACCAGGACTGGCCGGGACCTCGGAGTTCTCTCATGTTGCAtctcttctcttcctgctgctctcccaggtccTTTGGTGAGGGGTGATTGTACCTCCTCCATCATGTCTCAACGCAGCCGGCGCCTCAGGGCCACCCGCTATGACCAGGGTGATGAGGATggtactggcagcagcagtggtataTCCTCACTCTTGGGTGGCCAGCAGGTCCCCTTTAAGGACACTACCACCAGGTGAGTGTgagcaggctgggagggggaagcTATATACCTCACTGGCACCTGTAGTTTCTCAGCAGCTTAGCTTGGAGGTAGGGGAGGAGCTTTCCCTAATGGGAATACTCCTTCCCATTTTGCAGCTTGGCTAGCAGTCACTGAGGGTCTGTCTCCTGAGTACTCCACACGTGCCCTTGCCAGGGAAGGGCAATATGATCAGCCCAGGCCACTACATCTGTTGGTAGCATAGAGGAGCTCCTACTAACTCCATGGCTTCATAAGTCTGTTTTCTTCTTTGCAAAGCCctcccatggcagcagtgggtaaCCCTGTGTGCCCCCCTGTTCTCATTCCTCCTCAGTGGGAGTGCAGCCTTTCTGCCTATTACATGCGCTTCACCATTCCCAGGCCATtgcccctggcactgctggggggAGCTCTGTGATGATCCACACCAGAACACGAAGACCAGTTCTGCATGTTACTAAGGCCTGTAATGCAAAGACCTGAGTCTTCACGCCTATACTTAGGGgtctcctggggcaggggagcatgtgTGTATATCTAAAAGGAAGCCCACCCAGCTTATCAGCCTCTCCTAGTCACAGACACCTGCAGGAAACCACAgcagctacagaggaaggaaacAGGAAGTAAAGATGGGGGTAGTAGGCAGGGCGATGGCATGGTAGAGCCTGTGATTGGCCAGAGGTGGATATGTGCGTGTGTGGGTGGGGAAATAGCTGCTCCCCTGACTCATATTTTGCAAGGAGGAATGGTAGCAACTTGCTTTGTTTAAAATATGCCACTGCTGTAGAGCACCAGAGGACCAAGCCTCTCCTTGCTACTCCTCCATGCTGGAGTGGGCTGGAACAGGTCAAGGCCCCAGGAAGTGTGAACCCTGATAggagagcaaggctggccccatCTCTCCCCTTCACATTGCACCTGGCTTGTAGATTCACCCTCGTTTTCTTGCCTCCTGATAGAAACTTGAGGAAAAAGTCGAGCAGCATGAAGCGTGTCTCACCTGCCCCTACCACCCAGACCTCCTACTACAGCGAATCTGTTGTCAGCGAATCCTacctgggcagtggcagggagttTTCTGTGGGGGATAGCACTGCGTATGATGATCCTCTGGATAGTGAATCCTACTGGGGTGAGTGCTTCCTCCCATGGGTTCTGGCCAAACCCCACCTTAACTCCCCATGTCCTGGAGCAATGCCTTCCTTTTGCCCTATGGATTTATTAACTGAGTCCTGGGCTTCCTCTCCAAGCTGCTTCTCCAAAGGGACCATAAACCTGCCTGAGGTGGGCAACCCCTTGGTGCAGATGACAGGGGAACCAAGTCCTCGAAATAGCCCTAGCCTACACAGGTTGCCCGTTACTCAGGTCAGTGGCTTGGAAAGTCAAGTACACACCCCACCAACAACCCTCTCTTGTTAGTGGAGCAGTCCCAGGGTGGAGGGTAGTCTGCCTTCTGAGTGGCACTTTTGAAGCAGCAGGATCATTGCAGGgcatggggttgggagggaggtaACGTAAATGGAATGGAGTGATTGCTGAGGTGCTTAGGGGTAGCCATCCCAAAGGTCACCAGGAGCTTCTTTGCCCTGAGATGCCAGCAGCAAACCCCATTTCCCATGCTCCGGAGACTCACTGTGGGCCTCAGGAAGAGGAGCGTGGGAGGCTGTTGGCTGTTTTTTCAATGGGATCCTTTGTTACTTGGAtaggcagggagctcccagtgagGAGGAGAAGAGGCACAGGAGATACGGAGTCCAGTAAAATCAATGGGCTGGCAGAGACCAAGATCTACGATACCTATGCCTCTTCTTCTGGCTATTCCTCTGAAGATGACTATGCAGGTAGGTGGACGACTCTTCCCTGGAGGTGTTTGGTAGCACCAGCGGCACTGGTGGGGGAAGAGACCTCCTAGTAAAGAACTCATCTTGGCCTTGACTCCATTGCCTGGGGAGGAGATAACTCAATTCAGGCAGACAGTCCTCTCTCACAGAATTGCCTCAGATCCGGCTCTGTGACTGGGAAGTAGGCTGCTCTATTCTGCCCAGCCTCACTCCAACCTGGCTCTGTGACCAGGGCAGAGAGTGATTAATATTGACTTGCTCAGGAACAGCATCTGCCCCACTGGATCCCATCAATTCCTACCCAAAGCCAGAAGGTCTCAAAGACATGAGACTCCACTTTAGGgctcttctcttcttcctccaggTCATCAGTACACAGACCAAAGCAGCTCTAGCTCTGGCTTCAGGAATGCAGCCTCCCGAGTGGGGTCATTTCTCTGGCTGGTGATCACTTCTCCAGGTGAGTGTGGGGCAATGGGTGTCTCCCAGCTACAGCCTTCCTCTGCACAAACTGGTTTCATGTCCACACATTCACAACATCCACTGCTTGCAGAGGTATTGTGTTATGTGCCCTTTTAAATGGAAATACCAAAAAAATCCACCGTGGATGTTTTAAAGTTAATAAACATCTGTGTACATTAGGGGGACTCAGTACCAGAAAGATCGGGATTGCTGCAGGGCAGTATAGAGAGACATTGGCATGGCTGAGAATGAGTCACAAGAGTGGGACAGCAGGTGTGCTGCAGAGTATGTCTAGAGCAATGATTCTTAGCTCGGGTGAGGTGAGATTTGTTTAAGGATGCCACAAGGagtcatgcaatattagcacttgttaggtgtgcaagcacctacacgtgattcacaagaaaaacccaTAGCTTTCCAGTAGGAATCAAGAGCATCAAAGCCATTCTACCCTGTTGTGGTATTTCTGAGcaatttgcaacagaaaaattgctctgttatttaaATGACAAgtgaaattagtttttgaaaggGGTTGctactaaattcagaaaagttagggagggctgctttgagtctaaaaaggttgaaaaccactggtctagaacgTGCTTGGGTGAACTAGAGCAGATGCATCTTCCAGAggtggggagtggaggaggagggctaGCTGAATGCTCTGATGCCATGTGAGGTTCTTTTGCAGGCCGGATATTTGGACTGTTCTACTGGTGGATCGGAACCATGTGGTACCGCCTTACCACCATGGCTTCACTCCTGGATGTCTTTGTCCTAACAAGGTCAGTGCTGACTGGAATACAGCTCAGAGAGATATGGAAGTGGGTTGCCATGGGTCTGAACTCTGATCCAGACATGGGAGCAGGCAGGTGCACCTGGAGGAGAGGATACAGAATTCCTTCAGGGAACTCTGTGAGATAAATGTGTATCAGGCCGCAGTAAAGCTCTGAGGATATAGAGCACTTTTTCTTGGGGCTGGAATGGTaagcagtcccaggctgggctgtgtgGGCTGGTGTCCAAGGGGGTAATTGACTTCCAGAGACCACCTGGTTTCTCCTGCACAGCAACTGAGAAACTCCCTCGGTGAGAGTGCCTGAGTAGCTGCACTAATGCCTGCTTCCTTTTTCCTCTCTGTCCAGGCGCTATTCAGCTCTGAAgaagctccttctcctcctcctgttgcTCCTGCTCCTGGCTTCCATTGCTTATGGTGAGTCAGCCCAGACCCCAGAAATGCTCACTACCTCCAGCCCCATCTCTTCTGTCCTGGGCACAGTGCCCATAAGATCAGGGTGGCATCCTGGCTGCTCTGAGGTAACCCTGTGGTCCTGCAAGGTCACAGGAGAAGTCTCATCCCTCCATGCTGTACACAGGTATTGTTCCTTGTAGTTGCAGGTGTGGGCTTGAAGTGGTGGTTGGGAGGATTCCTTGGGTTAAGGTTAAGCTGCAAACTCAGGGGACTGGATTCATAACCCAAGAGGCACCTTCCAACCATATGTTCCTGTGTGCATGCCTAGAAGCAGGCTGTCTTTATGCCTGGGGGCTGGTCCTGGCAGGCAGGAAATGGGTCAACATAGAATGAGGATGCTGTGAGGCTGGCCCAGATCCTCTGTCAGCTTTGTACTCATTAGCCTCTGTAGGATTTGCTGAACCCACACCCTGGCTCCCAATTTTCTCAAATTGTGAGGGAGTCCTGGTGGTCCCACATGATATTGCAAGTCCTTGTCTCTAAGCAGGGTAGAATTGGACACCCCCTATCCAGTGTGTCTCAAGTGTGGAGCCCTGGGAAGTTTGCACTGAGAGTCCAGCGTTGGCAGGGGTCCTCTGGTGACCATCACTGCTAAAATGGCAGTCAAAATATTGGCTCCCAGAGTGAGAGAGCTGTCCGTGTCCTATTCACTGTGCTGAAGCCACGAAGCTGGTGGTCTCTTTCTGCACACAAATGTGAGCCAAGAGCTGGAGCCAGTCCGTCTTGGCATTTCTAACTCGTCCCTTTTGGAGTCTTTGTCTTCCTGCCAACTGGTCCTTCTTTGTGATGCCAGGTGCTTGGTATTTCTACCCGTTTGGGCTCCCGGTGCTCTACTCTTCCATGTCTTCCTGGGGAGCTGCAAAGATTTCAACCCCTATTGCTGGCAAAGTTGAGGTGTCTGGAGCTGGGGACCTAGCTGCGGTTGACCAGGTGGGTGACAAAAGGGTCAAGAGTGCAGTGTGGAGAGAAGCTCCAGCATTTCTGGTTATCCGCATATTGACCCAGCTTTGtcccgcccctccctcccccgccttCCCCAAAAACCTGCCAGAAGAGTGCTGTAGACAGAGTGGATGGGAGGCTGGGTCCACATGAGAGCAGTTGCCTCTCTCCTTGTGTCCTGAAAATGAGAGAAATGGGGACAAGGGAGGTATGTGACTGTCTGGGGCTAGGTTTGTGCATCGCTGGCCCCTGTTGGAAGGAACAAACCCAAACTGTTGTTGTGCCTATTGGCAGAACATACGATGGGCTTGGTGGGCATGTgcaccactgccccctgctgaaGCATAAGACACTCATGTGCCTTTGTCCCCCCCCTGGGCTGAGTTAGGAGAGCTGCCCCAAACCCTCGGGTTGGGTTGCCCTTGGATTTGTATGTatgctgctgccccctggtggagAACGGAGGCCATCCAtgcagctgggacagcaggggtgCAGTGCTAGGCCTGTGTTTACCACTCTTGTGTTTTGTGTTCCTTTGGCTCTGCTCTGGTGATACAAGTCGGAGCACCATATCTTGTCTCGGTTGCAAGCCCTGGAGAAACGTTTCAAGGCCCTGGAGGCTGAGGCATCAcagctggaggggatggagctgcagagaggggtggcagctggaggaggcCTATCCCATGATGACATCCGGATGCTCTTGGAGGGGCTAGTGAGCCGTCGTGAGGCAGCGCTGAAGGAGGATTTCCACAAAGAGTTGGACCTACATGTCCAGGTAGGGGAGCCTGCTCAGAGTCTAGCCTGCCTTGTTTGCTTCATAACAATACCCCAACTGCTTCAGTCCCTCTGCTGTGTTTGTGTAGAGTCTGAGAGCATGGGGAGCATGAGGCCACATGCTGGGGGGTTAGTTCAGGCTGGGGTGGATCGTTCTGGATGGGCCATGCTAGTTCAGTGGTGGGATGAGAGAAGATAGAACATGAAGCAGGTATCTCATGAATGTGGGATGATAGGTATCATGCAGGGTGAAGTGAGGGTGCTAGCAGAGAAGTTAGGAAGgggagtgtgtgggaggaggTTGGGCACAGGGAGTGGTTGGATGGGCTAGGGTAGAGATGGCTGGAGGTGAGGCCTGTGGGTGACTGCCCAGCAGGGGTTCAGTAGTGGGATTGAAGGTGGCTGGAGTATGAGGTGAATCTCTGATCCTCCTCCCGCCTCCCTGCAGAACAAGCTGGATACCATCCAAGCCAAGTTGCAGAAGGATTTAAATGGGCACTTAGAGAAGATCACGCAAGATTCTCAGGTAAACGGGCCTTCCCCTGGGAGAGCAGAACTGGGTACACTGCACGCTTGGGGTGTTGCATCTCCCCATTGAGATGTCTCTAAGAGAACCAGGGATGGAGCACACTTTCTCCTTCACAGCCTGCAGCTAAACCACTCATGGCTCTTTGGGTCTGTTAGCTTCTGTCGGGTAAATCTGGTAGCATTAGGTTGGTCCTAGAGCTTCTCAAGGAAAAGTGTGAGGCTGTAGGAAAGGCTTAGCAGCAGTTATTGCTGAACTAATGGCCAAAAATACTGTCCCCTACTGCTGTAGGAGACACAAAGCCCAGACTCTGACCACTTGTGCTGAGTTAAGATCCTTCACAAGTTATGTAGAGGTTGCTCAGACTTTTGGCCTGATGTGtgctagaccagtgtttctcaaactgaAGTTCACTGACCCATGGGGGTACATTGCAGACTTCCCTCACGTGCCCTGTATGAAGGACAGGATAAGTAGGAGGTGGAAAAAGATGAATATAAATGGAGCAAAAAGAACAACTCTGCCTCATCTCCCAGGCTGTCTGAGAGGTTTCAGTGTAGTTGTAATGACAGAAAACATTGGTACTTTTCCTTGTCTGTAATGGAGCATCACAAACACTGGTACTTTTACTTGTCCGTAATGGAGCGCCACAGACCAATATAACATGCTGAAAAGGGGGAGTGTAACCCAGAGATTACAAGCGCCATCGCAGTGCATGAATCGCATTCTGCTCCCCTAAGTGCCCCCTTTTAGATTCCTTTGGGGGGTGAGAGATCCACCTAGTGCCCTGCAGGATGTAACATGGGTGTTGTACAGCAAGTGGGGGATAAATATGCTGAGCCAAGTCTAGACCTGCTGCCCTGAAGGTGAGCAGTTTAATAGCATGGCGTACCTTGTGGCCAATGCAGGGCAGAGCATGCTGTTTATAGACTGTGTGCTTCATGGACTTAAATGACCCTGAATTCGGAGGCACGAGTAAGCATGCATAAGTCGGAGCCATTTCCATATTTTAAGTGGAACAGACTTATA
Coding sequences:
- the SUN2 gene encoding SUN domain-containing protein 2, giving the protein MSQRSRRLRATRYDQGDEDGTGSSSGISSLLGGQQVPFKDTTTRNLRKKSSSMKRVSPAPTTQTSYYSESVVSESYLGSGREFSVGDSTAYDDPLDSESYWGRELPVRRRRGTGDTESSKINGLAETKIYDTYASSSGYSSEDDYAGHQYTDQSSSSSGFRNAASRVGSFLWLVITSPGRIFGLFYWWIGTMWYRLTTMASLLDVFVLTRRYSALKKLLLLLLLLLLLASIAYGAWYFYPFGLPVLYSSMSSWGAAKISTPIAGKVEVSGAGDLAAVDQSEHHILSRLQALEKRFKALEAEASQLEGMELQRGVAAGGGLSHDDIRMLLEGLVSRREAALKEDFHKELDLHVQNKLDTIQAKLQKDLNGHLEKITQDSQDMEVRMLQLNSDWQSSTKEGLTGNFLQEVGKLEMELAGLRKEIKFLTSEQQAVVKHVESLPGQIKGVWDNVEAQLPLWIEQFLSQPRKDGVGSLFLQREELQDQLQEMEHRILAKISEDQQMSAQDARASVRVALQQGGVMAVTEEEVHLIVNRALKRYSEDRIGMVDYALESAGASVINTRCSETYERKTALLSLFGIPLWYNSQSPRAILQPDVHPGNCWAFRGTLGFAVIRLSSRIRPTAVTLEHISKSLSPMGTIPSAPKDFAIYGLEEEGQEEGILLGRFMYDQEGNPIQTFHFMGEDLGVFQVVELKVLSNWGHPEYTCIYRFRVHGEPAH